From Carya illinoinensis cultivar Pawnee chromosome 5, C.illinoinensisPawnee_v1, whole genome shotgun sequence, one genomic window encodes:
- the LOC122310935 gene encoding pentatricopeptide repeat-containing protein At1g69290 — translation MLRRSLSFLPRRPFSSTPEIPSLYSFLQPSIFALKKTPSPPPPASPDQPPRALTPDHIATLEANLHQSLLTSNTDEAWKSFKTLTSNTVFPSKSLTNSLITHLSSLNDIHNLKRAFASVVYLIEKKPQLLDFETLGNLLSGMKCANTAAPAFALIKCMLKNRYFVPFGLWGSALVEISRKNGNFVAFLRVFEENCRISLDEKLDFMKPDLPACNAALEGCCRELESVSDAENVVETMSVLGIRPDESSFGSLAYLYALKGLGEKIIELEGLMDGFGFSNKSAFFINLVSGYIKSGNLEYVSATILHCCEDSKFGEETYREVVNGFLNNGSVKSLATLIIEAQKLEPSSVLLDRSVGYGIVNACVNLGLSDKARSILEEMDAQGGSVGLGVYVPILKAYRKEHRTAEATQLVMEITNSGLQLDLETYDSLIEASMSSQDFQSAFSLFRDMREARVPDLKGSYLTIMTGLMENHRPELMAAFLDEVVEDPRIEVATHDWNSIIHAFCKAGRLEDARRTFRRMIFLQFEPNDQTYLSLINGYVTIEKYFSVLMLWNEVKRKVSNDGQKGVKFDHNLVDAFLYALVKGGFFDAVMQVVEKTQEMKIFVDKWRYKQAFMETHKKLKVAKLRKRNFRKMEALVAFKNWAGLNA, via the coding sequence ATGTTGAGGAGATCACTCTCCTTTCTCCCGCGGAGACCCTTCTCCTCCACACCCGAAATTCCATCCCTCTACTCCTTCCTCCAACCTTCCATATTCGCCCTCAAGAAAACCCCATCACCACCGCCTCCAGCATCCCCAGACCAACCTCCGCGAGCCCTGACCCCAGATCACATAGCCACGCTAGAGGCCAACCTCCATCAGTCCCTCCTCACCAGCAACACCGATGAGGCGTGGAAATCCTTCAAGACCCTCACCAGTAACACTGTCTTCCCAAGTAAGTCCCTCACCAATTCTCTCATCACTCACTTGTCCTCCCTCAACGACATTCACAATCTCAAGAGGGCTTTTGCCTCTGTGGTCTATCTTATAGAGAAGAAGCCTCAGTTGTTGGATTTTGAAACGCTTGGAAATTTATTGAGTGGCATGAAATGTGCCAACACTGCTGCCCCTGCTTTTGCTTTGATAAAGTGTATGCTAAAAAATAGGTATTTTGTTCCCTTTGGGTTATGGGGGAGTGCGCTTGTTGAAATAAGTAGGAAAAATGGTAACTTTGTCGCATTTTTGCGGGTTTTCGAAGAAAATTGTAGGATTTCTTTGGATGAGAAGTTGGATTTTATGAAACCTGACCTGCCCGCTTGTAATGCGGCATTGGAAGGGTGTTGCCGTGAACTAGAATCAGTGAGCGATGCTGAGAATGTTGTTGAAACAATGTCCGTTTTGGGTATTAGGCCAGATGAATCGAGTTTTGGTTCTCTTGCTTATTTGTATGCACTTAAGGGGCTTGGAGAAAAGATAATTGAGTTGGAAGGTTTGATGGATGGATTTggtttttcaaacaaaagtgCCTTTTTCATCAATTTGGTTAGTGGGTACATAAAGTCGGGCAATTTAGAATATGTGTCTGCAACTATTCTGCATTGTTGTGAAGATTCAAAGTTTGGTGAAGAAACTTATCGTGAAGTGGTTAATGGATTTCTTAACAATGGGAGTGTCAAGAGTTTAGCGACTTTGATCATTGAAGCTCAAAAGTTAGAGCCTTCGTCGGTTTTGCTTGATAGATCTGTGGGCTATGGTATTGTTAATGCTTGTGTTAACCTTGGATTATCAGATAAGGCACGCAGCATTCTCGAGGAGATGGATGCTCAGGGAGGATCCGTAGGGCTTGGGGTGTATGTTCCGATCTTGAAGGCTTACCGCAAAGAGCATCGAACAGCTGAAGCTACTCAACTGGTTATGGAAATTACCAATTCAGGCCTTCAGTTGGATTTAGAAACCTATGATTCTTTGATTGAAGCATCCATGTCAAGCCAAGATTTTCAGTCGGCTTTTTCTTTGTTCAGGGACATGAGAGAAGCAAGAGTACCTGACCTTAAGGGGAGTTACTTAACTATAATGACTGGCTTAATGGAGAATCATCGGCCTGAGTTGATGGCTGCGTTCTTAGATGAGGTTGTTGAGGATCCTCGAATTGAAGTGGCAACCCATGACTGGAACTCAATTATTCATGCTTTTTGTAAAGCAGGGCGATTAGAAGATGCAAGGAGGACTTTCAGAAGGATGATATTCCTGCAGTTCGAACCAAATGACCAGACATATTTGTCCCTAATCAATGGATATGTGACTATAGAGAAATATTTCAGCGTCTTGATGCTGTGGAATGAGGTTAAACGAAAAGTTTCAAATGATGGGCAGAAGGGAGTCAAATTTGATCACAATTTGGTGGATGCATTCCTTTATGCTCTGGTTAAGGGAGGTTTCTTTGATGCAGTGATGCAAGTTGTGGAGAAAACTCAGGAAATGAAGATCTTTGTGGATAAGTGGAGGTATAAGCAAGCATTTATGGAGACCCATAAAAAGCTCAAAGTGGCAAAACTGAGGAAGAGGAACTTTCGAAAAATGGAAGCACTTGTTGCTTTCAAGAATTGGGCTGGCCTCAATGCATGA